TGTTACGGGGGCCTACTTCAAGGCCTTGGCTGATGAACTCGGCATTCCCTACCAGACGCTGATCAACCTGTACCTGCGCGACTGCGCGTCGAGCGGTCGGCGACTGAGCATGGCGTGGAAGCCTGGGAACTGAGATGGGTGGCATCTAACCAGAGCTTGCAGCAGACGAAGCCGCCTGTCACGTCGCCTGCCTGCGCAGGCGCCGCGCCAGACGTCTTCGCTGCTGAAGCTAGGTGTTAGGCGGCATGACGACTATGGGAGGGTCAAGACATGAATTGGTACCTTCAAGTCCTCAAGAAGTACGCGGTCTTCAGCGGTCGCGCGCGGCGGAAGGAGTACTGGATGTTCTTCCTCTTCAACATCCTGGTCGCCGTCGCCCTCGGCTTCGTCGAGGGAGTTCTTGGCATCGCGCCCGAGAGCAATCAGAGCGTTCTCGGGACCATCTACCAGCTCGTGATCCTGAGCCCTGCAATCGCCGCAGGTGTGCGGAGAATGCATGACACCAATCACAGTGGCTGGTGGTTGCTGCTTCCGATCGTCAATCTTATGTTCGCAGTCACCGAAGGAACGCGAGGCGACAACCGATTCGGCCCTGATCCAAAGGCGACGGAACCGCAATCCGCCTAAAAACCGGTTGCCGCGTACAGTCCGCTGCGTGGCTCGCTGCTGAAGCTTGGCGTTGGCCCCACAACCGAGGAGAAGTCCGATGCCGAATCACCCTGTGGTTTCAAGGCAGGAATGGTTAGTTGCCCGCGAGGTACTTCTTGCCAAGGAGAAGGAGCTCACTGTTCTACGCGATGACCTGGCGCGGCAGCGACGCGAGCTGCCTTGGGTGCAGG
The DNA window shown above is from bacterium and carries:
- a CDS encoding antitoxin — encoded protein: VTGAYFKALADELGIPYQTLINLYLRDCASSGRRLSMAWKPGN
- a CDS encoding DUF805 domain-containing protein, with the translated sequence MNWYLQVLKKYAVFSGRARRKEYWMFFLFNILVAVALGFVEGVLGIAPESNQSVLGTIYQLVILSPAIAAGVRRMHDTNHSGWWLLLPIVNLMFAVTEGTRGDNRFGPDPKATEPQSA